The nucleotide window TTCCCTCCTTTAAACGACAGCCAGCGATATAGTCTTTACGTTTAATCATTTAGTGATAACGTCCCTCGCCACTACCCTACGGGGGTTCTTTAAGCCAAAGGTTGGCATACTTTGATCGCCAAACTTACCGCCCTGATGGTAATAAGCTGCTACCGTGGCGTTGGCCTCGACTAACTCAGCTGAAGGCTTAGCCCACTGATCTTCTGGGATGGGCTGTGACCACTGCTTAATTTCCGCTGGCATAACATCTTGTAATTTAGTTTGTTGCCAGTCACTAAACCAATGGGCAAAGTAAGACCAATGCATCCAGTCACTAATGCGTTGTTTCCAATAATCCCACCCTTCCAAGACTTTCTTTTCCTTCCAGCGCTTACGGCTATCAATGTATTCCTCCAATGTGTCTAGATTACAGGGATCAGGACAAGCCTCTGGCCCATCTTCCATGAAGCGGCGGATACATTCCCACTGCATAATACAGTTCAGTTCATCACCACACATAATTTCATAACGGCCAGTAAACCCTTGAGGATCACTGCGACTAGCCATGGTAATGGTTAAACTGGACTGAACATGGGTCATTTCATCCGTTAAGGTTCGGGAGGTACCCACCCAAGCATAGATATGTTCCCAAGGAATAATGGTAAAACGCGTGTTGCCCTCACCAAAAGGCAAAGCCACTTCTCGGCGTTGACGGTTAAAGCGTAGATAGGGGCTTTTAATTAGTTTCCGATGAGCATTCCATACAATTGGAATGATAAAAAATAAAGGCAACGATATTGTAAATAAAAAAATAGCAAAATAAAGGAGATAATTTATATTAGATGAAGTATTTGTCATATACATAATTAAAATTGCTACGACAGCGAAAGCCCAAGTTATTGAAATAGCCATTCCAAAGATTTCAAGAGCATAACGAAAACTTGCACCTCCAATATCAATATTGGAGGAATCTTTTTTCTTAATAAATCCAGAGGTATCAATTGCTTTATTATTGGTATTAACTGGCAAGGGAGATAGAATTATTAGCTGATTTAGCCTATCTTTAAAGGTCGTACCACCAGACATTTCTGAGCGGTTAATCATTAGTTTGCCCCATTGTTATATAGTCATCGGATATAGCAATAAGAGGATATTGTCCTTGTGTCGTTAATCGATCATTTTCTGCCATTTCTGTGACTGTGGTACCTTGGGTGCTATAACGGATAAATTGGTAAGCTTTATCCAACGGCTCTACTGCTATATCTGGTGTAACAGCAATAGTCCACTCTGTTCGTGATATTTTTTTCACTAAGTACGTTGGCCAATCATAGTCAATTCTTAACCCTTGTTCCAATACAGTAAAATCTGCAGTCTCTAATATTTCATCTGTTTTATTTATCCACTTTCCATCAACCAACACGATAATACATAGTGCTAAAGGGTGATATTGATGGATTTGTAAAACTTGAGCAAAACGGCTTGGTGTTATTCCAAAGCAACTTAGACTATGTTTTAAGTAGGTCTGAGTGGTTTTATAACTAAATTGGCCTGTTGCTTGTGATATATGCTGAATACCAGCCTTGACTTCAAGCCTTGGTCTTAACACAACTTCAGCTAGTTTTTGTTGAGTAGTAGGAAAATCCCAGCTTCGATTGTCTATACCCCAAATAGAATGTTTAACCCATAATATTAGTTTACTTGGATTCAGCATTTCATAGGCTAATCCTCCTATAATTACAATTGCTGTGGCAACAATCATCCATAAGTTTAGTCTGGCTAAAACTGTTGCACGACTTGCCAAAGCCATTCGCCAGCTAACATTACGCTCCATAATTACTTGTATAACAGCATGTCCTGTAACTTGCATTTGACGACCAGATAAATAGACTGACCAAACATTACCCCCTATTTTAGCTATAGACGCAAACTTAGCTCCCGTATTTCCCTGTTCACTGGCTTTAGTAAAGTTTTCAAATTCATAAATTGTATAAGCTAAGGACGATAAAAATGTAAAAATTCCACCTGCAAACCCAGAAAGTAAAGTTACTTTACCCAGCTTATTAGCCATTAGTGGATTTTGTGACTTCTCTAACGAATCTTTTAATCCTTTACGCCATACCTCTGAAATATAGCTATTTATACCGCCAGCAAGACCACTGATGGTTCCAAAGAGCAATACTTCATCCATTGCGCTTCTTTCAGGTTTATCCATTAATTTACTAATTACAAAGTAAGAATTAATAACATTCATAATCAATAAGTTCAAAGCTAACGAAAAGCCAGGTCTAATTAACTTTTTTACCTCTATTTCGGTCTCAGCGTGACCATAACCCTGCCATAAACCTTGTTTGGCATTGTTATAGTTGGATCTTAACTCCTCTAAATCTGGATGAATCAAGGTAACTGAAGCTGCCCCCGCTCCAGGTTTAGATATTCCATCAGTCATATCTGATAATTGTGATACAACTGTTTTTTGTTGAGCACGAGATTGATTTATTTTTTCTCTAAGTACAGCTCGCTTATGACGTATTGAGTCAATATCTATTTGATTTGTCATCGTCTGCTGTCGATTTTTTAGTGCTTTCGAGGATTTAATAAGGTTTTTAACCTGCTGATGATTTGTAGAAGCCTGTTTTAATAAAGTATCTAGCCGTTGGATATCAGCTTCACTTGCCAACTTAAAATCAATTCCATCTTTAGCCCAACTTTCAAAGAAAAAGCTATGCATACCTCGGTTACTTTTTTTCATTAACTTGATAAACTGGTTTTCAAAAGACTTAAGTTGTGTTTTGCTTTCTCCTTTTAGTTTATCCAGCTCACCTGCTAACTGTTGCTGCATTTCTAAATTATAGGCTGGAATGAGTACACTACGAGCAAGTTGATCTGTTTGGGGAAGATTTTTTATACGCTGAACCAGGGGGCTATCAAAATCTTTTAACTTTAAAAGGTCACTTAATTTATCTGCATCTTGAAAAGGGGTTAAAGCACCCGCTATAGATTTGTATAAACCCAGCATTTTACGCACTTCATTATGTACTTTTACCCAGTCAACATCAGCCGTTGGCATAAGAGTAAGCATCGTTTGGGGGCCAAACTGCTTAATAAAATAGTCATGGGCAAACTCTGTTCCTTTTTGGGTTTCACATATAAAGTTAATACAAGCATATAGGCATTCTGTATAATCTATATACTGATATGGGTCTTCTGAATCAAAATACCACGCTACCTCATAAAAATTTGGTATATGCTCTGTACGATCAGCAACAATTAACTCGATAAGTTCATCATGGCGTTGTAACATAGCACGATTTTCTTTCATAAATGTAGACATTTCTTGAAAACGTGTACTATTTTTTACTCTTGGTGCAAGCCCTCCATAATCAGAAAATAAATCATCTTTACCTTTTACATAGTCATCAAAACTATCGATTGTACCTTCGGCATTGTCTCCTTGGATATTTTTTATCTGACCTTCCAATTTACTAATTTCACGCTTTAATTGATCTATTTGTTCCTGCTTTTTGGCTAACTCTCGATAATACTCCTCTCTTCCTCTCCTTACTTCTTCTGGGTCATGACTAATAGTAGGTATGCTATTGTGGATTTCTTTGTTTATTTCTTCAATTTCATCTTGCTTTTGTTTACGTTCTTCAAGAATTTTATATTCGTCCTTTGATAAGCTTTGGTTACTTTTACTACTTTGCTCGATGTAACTCTTAGCCTCTTTAAAGTCATATGTATAGAGGCTTTCAATAAAGTCAGCTGCAAAGAATTTTTGTTGATTATCCATTCTCCAGGTTTCTTGCCATTCTGATAGATAACCATGAAAATTAGTTAAATCCTTTAACACCCCTAACACATCGTGTAATAAAATAAAGGCCGACTCATTCGGTGGACTACCAGAAAACTTCGATAAGTGATGGCCTCCTGGCAACTCAACTTTATTCATTGACCAATAGAAGGGGTCAGTTTCAAACTCAAACCAATTACTAGTATCTCTGGGCCTTTTCCTTGTTTGAGCAGCCTTTTTAGCAGGTGCTTCCAATGGATCATTGATTTCACCTGGTTCACACTCAGCAATCAAGCCAGTTCCATGCTTATACGGCAACAAATGAGGTGAACCTTTATCAGCAGTACAGCTTTCCAGGTTAATCATTTGCATAAAACGGTTACGCATGCCTTCTACATTATCGGCAATATACTTTTTTTTCTTTTTAGTCCACTCTATCTCTGAATAAACTACCCAAAGAGTGCCTTTTCTAGGAAATTTTAAATATGGCCTACCTGCAAACTTTCCTTCCTCAGTAATAATTTGGGCTCTTACCCGGTTTGGATATTTAGAGTGCACATAATATAAGAAACCTTTTCGCGCTAAGCGTAACCCTATTGGTTTTACCGTTGTGTTAACATTTGGCTTAATTGCAGGATGTTTTTCAATTGGTTGCTCTACCATGGCATAACGTAAGGGGTATAAGCAAAGAGGGCCTTTAAATGGACAACTTTGCCCAACCTCCTTTGGCTCTGTTTGTTCCTGCTGATAAGCAGCAACCATTGCATCATCAGTTTTTTTAGCCATGGGATTTCCTGCTTACTACAAATTGCTGTGCTTTTACAGCGGCGAGCTCTATACGTTGCGAAGGTGTTAATTCACTACTTTGAGTAATTAACTGGTGGATTTCTGGGTGAATGCTGGGATTCATCGCATCCCTTCCTAAATATCCGATAACATTGGTAAAAAAATAAATATCTTGTACGGTATTAAACTGATGTGAGTTAGCTTTTTGCACCAGTGTTTCTAGCCAATCTTGTTGTTGCTGGATATTTTTTCCCTCTAATAAGTGAGGAAAGAATTGTAAGGTATGTGATTTCAAGCGCTTTAAAAAACTGGCATATTTACTATCGCTGATTGCTTGCCATTGGTTATCAGCTAAACGAACTGGTTGGCTATAATCACCTATTACAGGAGCTGAGTTATAAAACTGATGCCATTGATCTGAATAGCAATGGATCTCAT belongs to Spartinivicinus poritis and includes:
- a CDS encoding toxin VasX — encoded protein: MAKKTDDAMVAAYQQEQTEPKEVGQSCPFKGPLCLYPLRYAMVEQPIEKHPAIKPNVNTTVKPIGLRLARKGFLYYVHSKYPNRVRAQIITEEGKFAGRPYLKFPRKGTLWVVYSEIEWTKKKKKYIADNVEGMRNRFMQMINLESCTADKGSPHLLPYKHGTGLIAECEPGEINDPLEAPAKKAAQTRKRPRDTSNWFEFETDPFYWSMNKVELPGGHHLSKFSGSPPNESAFILLHDVLGVLKDLTNFHGYLSEWQETWRMDNQQKFFAADFIESLYTYDFKEAKSYIEQSSKSNQSLSKDEYKILEERKQKQDEIEEINKEIHNSIPTISHDPEEVRRGREEYYRELAKKQEQIDQLKREISKLEGQIKNIQGDNAEGTIDSFDDYVKGKDDLFSDYGGLAPRVKNSTRFQEMSTFMKENRAMLQRHDELIELIVADRTEHIPNFYEVAWYFDSEDPYQYIDYTECLYACINFICETQKGTEFAHDYFIKQFGPQTMLTLMPTADVDWVKVHNEVRKMLGLYKSIAGALTPFQDADKLSDLLKLKDFDSPLVQRIKNLPQTDQLARSVLIPAYNLEMQQQLAGELDKLKGESKTQLKSFENQFIKLMKKSNRGMHSFFFESWAKDGIDFKLASEADIQRLDTLLKQASTNHQQVKNLIKSSKALKNRQQTMTNQIDIDSIRHKRAVLREKINQSRAQQKTVVSQLSDMTDGISKPGAGAASVTLIHPDLEELRSNYNNAKQGLWQGYGHAETEIEVKKLIRPGFSLALNLLIMNVINSYFVISKLMDKPERSAMDEVLLFGTISGLAGGINSYISEVWRKGLKDSLEKSQNPLMANKLGKVTLLSGFAGGIFTFLSSLAYTIYEFENFTKASEQGNTGAKFASIAKIGGNVWSVYLSGRQMQVTGHAVIQVIMERNVSWRMALASRATVLARLNLWMIVATAIVIIGGLAYEMLNPSKLILWVKHSIWGIDNRSWDFPTTQQKLAEVVLRPRLEVKAGIQHISQATGQFSYKTTQTYLKHSLSCFGITPSRFAQVLQIHQYHPLALCIIVLVDGKWINKTDEILETADFTVLEQGLRIDYDWPTYLVKKISRTEWTIAVTPDIAVEPLDKAYQFIRYSTQGTTVTEMAENDRLTTQGQYPLIAISDDYITMGQTND
- a CDS encoding DUF4123 domain-containing protein, with the protein product MILIDYPWPELPCYLLLDGVRKPKLKRWIYENEENPKCISLYLETKYHDILSCSPELVQTELYSELWLSYMDKGVLDHWGLTLFSDESFTDVLNHCRWWLQVQTQAGTMALFRLYDPSLSWRLFAASTSEQLSYLFGPINEIHCYSDQWHQFYNSAPVIGDYSQPVRLADNQWQAISDSKYASFLKRLKSHTLQFFPHLLEGKNIQQQQDWLETLVQKANSHQFNTVQDIYFFTNVIGYLGRDAMNPSIHPEIHQLITQSSELTPSQRIELAAVKAQQFVVSRKSHG